In the Bartonella apihabitans genome, GGTAACGACAACGCTCGTCGGGTAATAGATTTCGAGTTCTTTTGTTTTGTCAGGCCAGCCGAGTGTCGAGAACGGCCACAAGGCAGATGAAAACCAGGTGTCGAGCACATCTTCGTCCCGCCGCAATTCAACCGCTTTGCCGTAATGCGCGTCAGCAGCCTTTTGTGCTTCCTCGGCCGATTTCTCGACAAATACCTTGCCGTCCGGCCCGTACCAGGCCGGAATTTGGTGTCCCCACCATAATTGGCGGGAAATGCACCACGGTTCGATATTTTCCATCCAGTTGAAATAGGTTTTTTCCCAATTTTTGGGAATAATTGTGGTCTTGCCGTTCTTGACAGCATCAATGGCCGGTTTTGCAAGCTCTGCCGCATTGACATACCATTGATCGGTCAACAATGGTTCGATCGGTACGCCACCGCGGTCTCCATGGGGAACCATGTGGGTGTGGTCTTCAATGCCGGCAAGATAGCCGCCCTCTTCCATCATCTCGACAATCTTTTGCCGAGCGACAAAGCGGTCCACCTGATCGAATGTCTCGACAAGCTTGTCCAGCTCTTCGGTCTTCTCCAGATCTTTCAGAAAATCCTCGTTGTCACGCAGAAAAATTTTCGCATTTTCTGTCATGATGTTGATGATTCTCAGATTATGACGACGCCCTACTTCAAAGTCGTTGAAGTCGTGCGCCGGTGTAATTTTAACAGCACCTGTGCCCGCCTCGGGATCGGCATAATCATCACCGACAATTTCAATTTTGCGGCCGACAAACGGCAATATCGCGTGGTGGCCGATAAGCGCCTTATATCTTTTGTCTTTCGGATTAACAGCAATACCGGTATCGCCAAGCATAGTCTCCGGCCGTGTTGTCGCCACAACAATGAAGGTGCCCGGATCATCCGGATTGAAGACTTTACCTTCCAAAGGATAACGGAAATGCCAGAGATGACCCTTTACTTCCTTCTGCTCGACCTCAAGATCGGAAATTGCGGTCAACAATTTCGGATCCCAATTGACAAGACGTTTGTCTTTATAAATCAACCCTTCTTTATAAAGGGTAACAAAAACCTCGAGCACCGCACGCGAAAGCCCTTCATCCATTGTGAAACGCTCGCGCGACCAATCGCAAGAAGCGCCCAGACGCCGCAATTGGTGTGCTATTTTGCCGCCCGATTCTTCGCGCCATTGCCAAACACGTTCGACAAATTTTTCCCGCCCCATTTCCTGTCGGGTCGGTTCTTTTCTTTGCGCGAGTTGCCGTTCGACAACCATTTGTGTGGCAATACCGGCATGATCCATACCGGGTTGCCACAAAACATTCTTGCCCCTCATACGCTCGAAACGAACCATAATATCCTGAATGGTATTATTGAGCGCATGTCCCATATGAAGAGAGCCGGTAACATTAGGCGGCGGAATGACGATACTGAACGCTTCCGCACCGGGCTTCGAACCAGCGCCAGCTTTGAACACGCCGTTGTCTTCCCATTGTTTTTCTATACGGGGCTCGGTCGAGCCGGCATCATATGTCTTGTCTAACATTCTCTTTTCCAATTATTACCGGTACGCGATTGCACTCTTTGCCCATTTCAAAAAATGGCCGAGTTTAATCTGGACAACACTATTTTACGGTTGTAGCCGACTTCGTGTCAGGATTCAAAAAATAATGGAATAATTCTGCATAATTTGTCGAAAAAATAAAACCGCCTACCAACACAAAAACACTTTGCATTTATGAGACGGCTTTATAACCCGAATTGGCTTTCGATGACTATATCTGCCCGCAATCAAAATTGGATTAACGGAGAAATTCCCCGCCCTTATCCCTGATCGGACGGAAAATTTCTCTTGAATGCGCCACTAATTTCTTCACGCAAGATTTTCTCGACAAGAGCAGGCCAACGTTTTTGCAGCCATTGTACAAGAATTGGCCTCAGAGTTTCTTCGGCCAGAGCATTAACATGGTTCCAAAATTCAGGGCTGAAATGAATATCGGAATAAATATCCTCATTATTCACTTCCGTATTTGTCGCGTTATCGGCAGCCGTTTCAACATCCTGCCGAGCTGACAAATCTGCGCTTTGCATCTGTTGATAATTCCTGTTGTCCGGTGCAATCTGTTGTCCACCGGCTAAGTCGGCATTACCCGCTAAATCGGTAGGCCGGTTATTAAAATCCTGCGGAGCCTCATTGACAGTGTTTTGCTGTTGGAAAGAGGATTGTAATGGCTCATCAACCGGTTTTTGACGAAGAGCCGATGGCGCGGATACATCATTTGAAAAAGCATCTTCAGCACCAGCATCAGCCACGTTTTGATTGCTGTCTTTTTTTAGCCCTATCCGTGCGGCCAGTACCTTCATAGCCTCATCAACCGACAAATCATCAAGTCCTGTCTGTGCATTATTTTGCGCATTATTTAATGCTTGTTGTCCTGTGGCTGTAGCAGCGCTCCGATTATTCACAGATGGTTTTGCAGCAGTACGATCATTTACACGACCGGTATTTTCCTCAATTATTTCTCGTATAGACGCGAGTATCTCATCCGTTGTCGGTTGTTCCCTCAACGCATTTGAACTTTGTGCCATACCATTAACCTCATAAATGCAATCTGAATCTGCGTTGAACTTAGCAAATCGTTAACCCTACTAAAATAATGGAGGGCATCTTCCAACCTACTACGCACAGATTTCTTCGCTCCGCCCCGCTCCGTTTTTGGCAAGCTTGATGTTCAAGCAATATCCAACGGCCGAAATTTGCATTTTCGAATTAAATGTAGACTTGTAACCGCGCTCTATATTTTTCGAGTCTCTTCCGTTTCCCGTTTTTTGTGACCTAGCAATTTACCAAAGAAATCGCGCTATTCGTGACGACGGGTTTTGTATTCTCTCAATCACGATCGGGAATATGAAATTCCTTCCGGAAAAATGTCTTGTTAAATATCCATCCGCAACGGAATGGGCGCTTTGTTTTTATTTTTCGTATTTCAATAATAATCAAGTGTTCTTGTCGAATTTCATTCAAAACGATATATATAAATTAACTTTTTAATCTATTCCGTATAGCCCCCACAAAAACTTTTCCATTAAATTATTTTTTCAAACTCTTTCTTCGAAAAAATCATATTTATTGTATATACAATAAATTTCTATTTTAAATTAATGTAAAAAATTATTCACTATTTATGCGTTTTCTATTCAAACATAAAAAATAGAAACTTCACAAAAATAAAAGGGTACATGGATTACCATTGCACCCTAATTTTGTTCTTTTGAACGATGATGAAAAATCGTCTTATTAGCTAAACTTAGCGACCGTCCGGTGTACGCACACCAATCCATTTATCCTTCACGGCCTTGTTGTGTTCTTCCGGATCATATTTAACGACACGCAAGCCTAATTGTTCGGCTGTCATTTTACCAATTGCAGACTGGACATTATAGCTTGCGACTACAACATTCCGTTCGGCCGTAACCAGAGAAATCTGTGCATCAATAAGCTGGGTGCGTGAATTCAAAACATCCAGAGTTGTCGCTTGACCAACGCGATTTTCCTGTACCCGACCATCAAGAGCAATTTCAGCAGCACGAACACTGTCACGATAAGCGATAACCGAAGCACGAGCGCCTTCCAGTTGCGACCAGGAAGAGGACATATTTTCGCGAACACTATCCTGAGCAAGATCCAACTGGATTCTTGCTTGCCCGAGTTGTTCTTTTGACTGCCGGATTTGGGCCGAAGTACGTCCGCCCTGATAGATAGGAACATTAATGGAAACGCCAACAGAGTTGGACCGTCCACCATCACCAGGGCCATTATAAATCTGGTTATAGGAAGTGCTTGCCGATAAATCCACCTGAGGAAGCAAAGCACCTTCCTTTGCTTTCACATTATAGGAGCTCGCATCAATCAGATATTTTGAATAGAGAATCGCAGGGTAAGTCGCTGCACCGATTTTGTATCCTGCATCCGGCGAGGCCGGCAGAGCTTTGGAAACCGGAGGCCGCTCCAACTTGTCCGGATCAGCCCCGATAACCTGCCGATAGACTGCTTCGGCCGATTTGACATCGGCACGTGCAAGACTAAGTTCGGATACTGCAACAGAACGGGCTGCTTCCGATTGCGCCAAATCTGTACGCGTTCCTTCACCGACATCAAGTTTTGCTTTATCAGCACGAACCTGTTCTTCAAGTGCTGCAAGGTTCTGACGGCGCAATTCTGCAATTTGGCGATATTGGAAAACATTGGCATAAGCAGTTGCTGCATTTACCAGCATATTCTGCTCGGTATTTCGAAGATATTCCCGTTGCGCCTGTGCCTTGACCTCTGCCGAAGCAACCGTGTTCTTGGTAACAAAGCCATCAAAGACTTTCTGGCTTAATTGAACACCCAGTGAACCGGTGGTTGTATAGTAAGTTGTAGCAGCGCTGCGCCCACGCGCATAGGAGCCAAACCCCTCAATCTGTGGGCGGAAATTCGATTTAGCAATAGCTATATCCTCGTCAAGAATACGAGCACTTGCTCTTTCACTGTTCAAATTGCCATTGTTCGTGTAAGCTTTGGCGAGAGCCCCCATTAGCGTTTCGGCATGCACCGATTGCGTTGCAAAAACAACGCCTGATAGCAACAAAGCCGACAAAAGAGCTTTTTTTGTTTTCACCACAGCTACACCTCTATTCAAAAACTTTCAGTAACTCGTCTTACCCGGACGAGATGTTACTATTTACTCGACCATCACAAAAAAGCAATGGATCGAAGCATTAAAAATCAAAACGTTGCACAAGCGCAACCCTCGGGAGGAACATTTAGAATACGAATTCCGGTGTTTTTATAAACCCTTCCAAAGGATTGATTGCAAGGTTGAATAAGCGACGAGCCGAAACAACGCCATCTTCTTTCATATAAAGGCGCGCAACCGCAGAATTTCCTTGCCCCTCTGCTACGAGAAGTCTTCCGCCTTCCCTAAGCTGTGCAAAAAGGCCTTCGGGTATAAAATCCACAGCCCCTTCCAGCAAAATCACGTCGAACGGCAACTTCTTCCGCGTAACCTTTTGTCAATGGCCCCTTCACAACAACAACATTGTCATAACTGCCATTTTGCAAATTTTCATTGGCATAGGCTGCCAATTTTTCGTCTTCTTCCAAAGCAATGACCGAGCTCGCCAATTTGGACAAAAGTGCGGCACTATATCCCGTACCTGCACCGATATCGAGCACAACATCTTCAGACTTGATATCGGCCGCCTGCAACAGTTTTGCCAGAGCCGCAGGTTTCATAAGATAACGTCCACGTCCTCCGGCACGCGAAGCCGTCAACGGAATCGCCTCGTCTGTATAGCTCAATTCCCTCAGGTTTTCCGGTACGAATTTTTCGCGGGGAACGGTCAAAAATGCTGCCAGAACTCCCAGCTTCGTGACATCTACGGTTCGAATCTGCCCGTCTACCATTCTCTGCCTGAGCATTGAAAAATCTGCTGCCATAACCGAACTTCCTTTTTAATCCACCACGTAAAAATGCTGTAACGGAAATATATACCCTGAGAGGTGTCGCAAAAAACACGGCTACAGTCAATCACAAGATTTAGCGGCCCTGTTTTCCGTTAGAGAAATCAGCAAATAGAGTTTTTCCCACTTAATAGTTCCGTTTACGAGTCCATATACCACAGAAAAAGATTTTGATCACAAAAAACTCTGGGATCACAAAAAACCGGGGGATCACAAAAAAGCTCGGGCTTTTCGTGAGCCTGAAGTTCCAAATCAGGGTAGAAGCACCTCTGGCTCGCACGCATTTTGTCCTTGTTGCCCGAAAACGGCATTTACCAGCCAAGTTCGTGATAACAACCATTTCCTATTGTTGAAAACTTTATGAATAAAGCTGCTCAAATAAAGAGAAGCCGAACAAACTGTTTTGCCCTCACAACAATATTCCGGAATTATCAAAAACACTGCCCCGGGAAGAACCCTGCTCACGCCGTGACAGAACAGATAATTTTCTTTCTTCATCAAAAACGTTTTAATGAAATCGTATAAGGAAAAACGTGAAGACGCAGGCGATTAAGTGGAGGCCTCGCCCGGAATCGAACCGGGTTACAAGGATTTGCAGTCCTCTGCGTAACCGTTCCGCCACGAGGCCTCAAAAAAATGTACGTAGGTCATTAAGTTAAGCAAACGCTTCCGTCAAGATACCCGATTATGATTATGTGTATTTTTTGATAAATCTTTTCCGATGATTTAACTTTGGATTTTTGTATGGTGTAGCGGAAGATGATTTGGGTCTCTTCCTGACATATCTTTAAAAATTTAGCGGCTACAATCATTTCGTCGTGAAATATGATAACCCGTTTTGATGCCAAGTTAAAAATCGGAAACGGTTTTTATATGCAAACAACAAAAATGACCGGAATGGCAACAAAAATTTCTAAGAACAATCCTCCTTTCAAAAAGTAAGTCTTGGAAAAATCCCTTCTTGCGTAGAGCTGCGGCTTTATTGCGTGAGAAAAATAAGGGTTTCATCCTTTTTATCGGCTCGGCCGAAGGCAGTGTCTTTCACCAACAGCTTGCCAAAAAGGCCAATTTTCCGGATAATTTGTTGAAATTGAAGCTTCTATCAAGGTCGTCACGAGATTTTTTTTAAAAAATATCATTTCCCTATTTGCAAAACATAAATTCATTTGCTATAGCCCTGCTGCATCACACAAGTGAGCGCCATTCCCCGGTAGCTCAGTGGTAGAGCAACCGGCTGTTAACCGGTTGGTCGCTGGTTCGAATCCGGCCCGGGGAGCCATTTAATTCTTGGCTGTTCTGGATGAGGTTTTCCGAAATAGCTTATTTAGACTAAACGTTCGCTGTTATGGCTTGTGTAAGAATTATACGAAATAACGGTCAGGGCAGTTTTTTTGAACTTTGAGAAATATCTTTAAAATTAATCTGTTGTTATAAAGTTTCTGGAAGTTCGCCCGTTCTTTCTTTGCAACGCGTTACAAACATTTTTGCGCTGTTCTATTTGGCATATTTCAATAAGCCATTTTCTTGAGTTGCGTCTTAATTAACCATCTGAACGAACATTGCCCTTTCAGCCATATGTTCATGCCGGTCTTTCTCACGAAACTCTTCCCCGTCACGCTCAAAACGCGAAATTATTTATCCATAAAACGGTTTTGTCACTGAAAGACAGAGCCTTTTCAAATTCCTGACCGAAGCGAGCGAAGAGGTTAAAACACGTTGCTATCGAAAAAATTCCGATCTCTCATGTAACTCTGTTACCCAGAGCAGTATAACGCTTGCTGCCCTAGTGATGTGGTGAGACGTTTTTTTACGATAAAAATATTTCCATGAGACTTCAGGAACGCCATTGAATGATTTATGAATGTCTTCTGCGATCCTCTTCGCGATTGGCATAGCGATCAAGCTCCGCTTCTTCCATAGGATCTCTTTCCGGCTCTTCCAAAGCCCGCTCTTCCCATTCCCGCATTGAGGCAAGTGCAAGCAATTTTTCCACATAGTCTAGTGATTTCCGATTTAACGGAAGATTGTAGGTTCTAACACGAAAAGCCACCGGACAGAAAAATGCATCAACCGCAGTAAACTTGTCCCCCGCCAGAAACGGACGGAAAATTCTTCAAGGCCTGACAGAAATAATTCATCCAATCTGCGAATGTCTTTTTCCAAATCCGCAGTCATTTGTTTCAACTTTGCAACAACCCCGACAGACATCGGGCATTGGGTACGCAACGATTGAAATGATGAATGCATTTCAGCGGCTGCCGAACGCGCCCACGCCCTGGCAATACGTTGTTCCGGCCAAACGGAAGCATAGCTTTCAAATAAATATTCCGTTATCGCCAGACTATCCCATATTGTTACATTTTCATCAATCAGAACCGGAACTTTTGCAGATGGTGAAAACACCTTGAACTGATCAAAATTATCCGGCTTGAAGCTATGCCTTATTTCCTCGAATTTTATACCGAGAGTTTTCATAAGTACCCATGGCCTTAGTGACCATGAGGAGTAATTTTTGTTAGCAATATGAAGTTGGTACATTCGGAAAGGCCCTGACATTTTTAAAATAGGTTTTACAATTTTCTTGCCCGATAGAAATCCGGATAATTTTCTCATCGTCCAAGATGTTATTCAAGATTGCAGCAACACCTATTGAACTACACAAAATTTTTTAAATTCACGTCTTATTAGTCTAATAATATGACTTTCGTACCGGAAGCTACCACTTCATCATATTCTCCCGATAAGTTAAATGAATTCAACAAAATAAAACCTCTCCTTTTAAAAAAGGAGAGGTTTTATCTGTCGTATTTCTTGATAATTTAGAAAAACAAATTTTTACAGTTCGTCAATCGCGGCTGATCAGAACTGGTATTTGATCTTAATACCGCCACCGCCGCCTTCACGTCTACCAATGAAGCCCTGACCGGTGACATCAACACTCAATGCATCAATCGTGCTTACAGGCTTCATCGAAATACCTGCCTCCACAATGCCTGTGTCACCTTCAAGCGACGGCTTGTCCAGTTTCAATCCATAAGCACGGGCTGCAACTTCACCATCAAATTCATGATCGTAAGCAATACCAACATATGGTTTGAGCTGTTGGTTATAAATCATTGTATATCTTGTGCCGATGCGTAAACGTGAACTATCTGCTTCGTCAAAGTGCAAACGGTCACGACCGACATCAACGGTTTCGCTATCAATTCTCGTCCAGAAATAGCGGCCATAGACGTCAACCGAATTACGTTCGTCGAAATTCATGACATAACCGACACCACCATGTAGGCCGTAATAGTCCGCCCCACTGTCGTAATCGCTCCCTTGGCCGAATTCGCCCAACAAGTCATCTGTGTCGAAATCGGTATCTATATGACCGGCACGGAATGATGCTTCCGCATAAAGTCCGTCTGCCTGACCTGCTTCAAGCTTGTTAACCCACCCCAAGCCTGTACCGGCAAAATCAATCCGGCCAAGAACACCACCACCTGTATAGTGTGTGTCCCCGTCACCATGAACAGATGCATAATTGGCAAAGCTGTTATAGGTGTCATATGTACCGCGGCCATATTCGAAGAATGCGCCGAGCGTTACCGGATGTTTGTCTGCAAGTTCAAAGCCGGTTGCCAAGCCGACAGCCATATTGAAACCGTCAACATCTGCATGACTTCCTGTCTTGTAACGGTTCGAGCTACCGTCAATAACAAAGAACGGCATCAAATTCATCTGCCATGGATTATTGCCAGCCTCTGCAACAGAACTTCTGGCTGAACGAATACCGGCATTAGCTATCAAATCCGCCCCTTGATTCAAGAAGCCCAGAGATGCAGCACGTCCTTCCGAAAATGCTTTCGTTTGCGGGTTCAGACGACCCGCAAGCTCGCGATTACCGCTTTCGCCGTTAGCGTTGCTGTCATTATCGTCAGGTTTTTCTTCTCCAATTTGCCGACTATTCAGAGTGGTTAGAACATAACCATTACCGGATTGTTCTGCCTTCATGTCATAGATGATGAAGTTACCCTGTTTAACTTCCATATGAGAGATAAGCGGCCCATTAGCAGTTTTATCAATAAGCGTAATTTTGTCGTCAACTCGTAAACGACTACCATCGTTGTCAATTGCAACTTTATGCGTCGTATTGGCAAGATTAACAGGGGTGTCGCCGGTGATGTTAATCAAAGTCTCATTATTGACGACATCCTTTGGCAGAACCCAATTGTAATTTTCTACGTTTTCAATGCCCACCAGATCACCGCGGAAGTGAACGAGGTTCAATGTATTGCCGGTAAAAACATCCGTGGACGATCTGACCTCGCCGTCAAAAAAACCACCATAAACGATGCCGCCGATTTTTACATGTTCACCTGTTAAAGTGATCAAATTATCCGTGGCATTGCCATTTGACGTATAACCACCATAAACATTGCCATTAATAGTCGCATTTTCAATCGACACGCTGTTATTTGTCGCATCACCAATAAGTGTTTTACCGCCGCCGCCATAATCAGCCAACTGCGCTCCATTCTTAACAATGAGTGAATTTCCGCTTGCATTACCATTTTCAGTAACGCCTGCTATGGCAAATGTATCAACTGTGGAATTCGAGCTCACCACTAAAGTATTGTTTATTGCCAAACCATTTTTTGCATAACCACTAATGACATCATGAACTGATGCATGATAAGAAATCGTAAGTGAATTACCTTCGGCATTACCCGTTGTTGAAGAATAGCCTGCATAAATTTCCCAAGGAACAGTCGAATTTTTAACCACTACAACATTATTTGTGACCGAGCTATTTGTTGAATAGCCCGCTATAATCTGCCCGTTAGCCGTTACGTCGGAAACAAAAACCTGATTGCTATCAGCACCCTTATTAGCTCGCCCGCCAAAAATTTCACTTCCAACAGACCCACCCGTAACATTTATAATGTTACGATCTGCACGACCATTTATTGCATCTCCGCCGTGAACGTATTCGCTAACAGAACCCCCGCTTACATTGACAGTGTTACCGGAGACATCACCCGATCCGCTAAATCCGCCAGTCAGATAGCCATTTACTATTGTTGTGTCGCCACTTATGGTAACGACATTATCTGTCACATTACCGGATGTATCTGCGTTACCTCCAATAACATTTTTCAGAGCCATTCCACCGGTAATGATAACCTGATTACCTGACACACTGACAGCACTTGGATTATCGACTTTATTATACAGTGAACGTCCGCCAAAGATATGTCCCTCTATCGTCCCTCCCGACATTTTAACCGTATTTTGTGACGCCGAGCCACCCTGTGATTGCCCGCCAATAACACCTTCGGCATTAATGCCTCTGACGTGCCCCAACTCGATTACAACCTGGTTTCCCTGCGCTATGCCATTACTACGACTTGTTGTTACGCCGCCCAAAACTTGTCCAACATCAGCATCGCCCGAAATTTTCACCAGATTATTTTTTGCTGCGCCATTTTGTCCGACATTGTATCCGCCATAAACCTGATATGTTACATAACTGGTGCCTGACATGCTTACGCTATTTCCGGAAGAAGAGCTACTGGCACGCCCTCCCATAACGGTACCTACTTTTGCCGATCCATATATAATGACCTTATTATTGATGACAGCTGCTTTACTGTAAGTCCAGCCACCAGAGACAACAGCCCTTATCTCGCCGGTCGTCATAGTCACCGTATTGCCGTCAACTATACCCGTATCACCGCTGCTATAGCCCCCGTAAATATCCGATCCAATACCAAAGCTGCCGCCCTCAACCAAAACAGAATTATTTTTTATATACCCGCTCTTCGAAGAACCTCCAAAAATAATCCCTGTTTCTGTTCCTCCTCTGATTATCACGCTATTGTTGGATGCACCCGTTGCTCCTTGTCCACCGGTGAGATTGTCGACAACAGTTCCCCCTGACTGCACAACAATGTTATTGTTAGCACTACCCTGCTTGGAAAAACCACCTATAACGTCGCGATCGATTTGGCCACCGGTTATAATAACCGTATTACGTTCAGCAACATAGTCGCCACCGTCCACGACTGCTCCATACACGTCCCTGTTGATTCTGGCGGTTCCCTTGATATTAACGGTGTTATCCGAAGCACCTTGAACACCCCCCGATGCCCCTGCCACGTCATAGGGAGCTTTATAATCGTCGCCTGTCAAATTATACGGGTTATCTATGGTAAGCGTATTGTTCTGAATGTCATTGGTCGGAACGACGAAGGTTTTACCATCAGCACCGAGATATCTGTCATATTCCTCTTGGGTACCATTATACACGACATCTTCAGCCCATGCATTCGTTGTATTTGTCCCTGAAAATGCCAATATCAACGCAAAAGCCGACACTGTCGTACGAAAACATTTATTATTCATTATAAAATTGCCCCGCTTGGAATGATTCTGATTATCGCTGAGGCCAATAGACCAGACCGAATTGAATTCAACAAGCATATCGCGCACATAAAATCAAGTGCAAACGAAAAATACAGAATTTATGTGACTTTTTATCCGTTTTTCTGGATAAATAGACATAAACTTTTTCATTTAATATTGAACAATTTTTTATTTCTATCGAATAATTATTTTCTTAATGACGAAAATTTAAATTTATTTTTATTATCGTTTATTGTTGTTACTGGTGATTAAAAAAAATTCACTCGATAGTTAATATTTTTTATCATTCACGCGTATCCCGCCTACCCCACATATCCTGCCTATCCGCCGTAGCTGGGCGATTAACGTGGTATTTTCGCGACTGAATACGAATCAGCGGAACATAACCGGTTACGCACCGAATAAAAATTTTTCGTTCGGAAAGAAGATGGGCTTATCAAATGCTGGCCTCTTTAGAACAATTGTGAAAAAGCAAAAGCGGATCGGGGATGCCTTTCCGGTATCAACAAACTCTCGAATGTTCGCTTATATTATTTCGAGCGCAATGGACGTTTCGTTCCGGGCTTTAGACGGACCTGTGCATAATGCTGAAGATTATATTGAGCGTAAGGAAAATTCGGGAATAGCTTGCCTCCCCAATTCCTGACAACCAACCATCATTTCTTGAGAAGATGCCCGCGCCGCCAGCAGAAACCGAAAAATTCTCTCTGTCAATTTGTAGAAAAAAATTCATCAACTTATTAAGTGTTCATAGTAAACAAAATTGAATAAAGTCGTTTAAATTCTTATTCCCTTTATATTTTGTAACAATCATAATAAAAAATCCCTGTTATATCATCATATAATAAAAACCTGCACTCTTTATTTAAAGAATGCAGGCTATCTTTTTATCTATTTCTCGTTTTTTTAAAAACCGTGTTACCGACAACAGCAACATCAATCGGTCAGAATTGGTATTTGATCTTGAGGCCGCCTCCGCCGCCTTCGCGCCTACCAATAAAGCCCTGACCGGTGACATCAACACTCAATGCATCAATCGTGCTAACAGGCTTCATCGAAATACCTGCCTCCACAATGCCTGTGTCACCTTCAAGCGATGGCTTGTCCAGTTTCAATCCATAAGCACGGGCTGCAACTTCACCATCAAATTCATGATCGTAAGCAATACCAACATATGGTTTGAGTTGTTGATTATAAATCATTGTATATCTTGTGCCGATGCGTAAACGCGAACTATCTGCTTCGTCAAAGTGCAAACGGTCACGACCGACATCAACGGTTTCACTATCAATCTTTGTCCAGAAATAGCGGCCATAGACGTCAACCGAATTACGTTCGTCGAAATTCATGACATAACCGACACCACCATGTAGGCCGTAATAGTCCGCCCCACTGTCGTAATCACTCCCTTGGCCGAATTCGCCCAAAACGTCATCCGTGTCAAAA is a window encoding:
- a CDS encoding autotransporter outer membrane beta-barrel domain-containing protein, producing MNNKCFRTTVSAFALILAFSGTNTTNAWAEDVVYNGTQEEYDRYLGADGKTFVVPTNDIQNNTLTIDNPYNLTGDDYKAPYDVAGASGGVQGASDNTVNIKGTARINRDVYGAVVDGGDYVAERNTVIITGGQIDRDVIGGFSKQGSANNNIVVQSGGTVVDNLTGGQGATGASNNSVIIRGGTETGIIFGGSSKSGYIKNNSVLVEGGSFGIGSDIYGGYSSGDTGIVDGNTVTMTTGEIRAVVSGGWTYSKAAVINNKVIIYGSAKVGTVMGGRASSSSSGNSVSMSGTSYVTYQVYGGYNVGQNGAAKNNLVKISGDADVGQVLGGVTTSRSNGIAQGNQVVIELGHVRGINAEGVIGGQSQGGSASQNTVKMSGGTIEGHIFGGRSLYNKVDNPSAVSVSGNQVIITGGMALKNVIGGNADTSGNVTDNVVTISGDTTIVNGYLTGGFSGSGDVSGNTVNVSGGSVSEYVHGGDAINGRADRNIINVTGGSVGSEIFGGRANKGADSNQVFVSDVTANGQIIAGYSTNSSVTNNVVVVKNSTVPWEIYAGYSSTTGNAEGNSLTISYHASVHDVISGYAKNGLAINNTLVVSSNSTVDTFAIAGVTENGNASGNSLIVKNGAQLADYGGGGKTLIGDATNNSVSIENATINGNVYGGYTSNGNATDNLITLTGEHVKIGGIVYGGFFDGEVRSSTDVFTGNTLNLVHFRGDLVGIENVENYNWVLPKDVVNNETLINITGDTPVNLANTTHKVAIDNDGSRLRVDDKITLIDKTANGPLISHMEVKQGNFIIYDMKAEQSGNGYVLTTLNSRQIGEEKPDDNDSNANGESGNRELAGRLNPQTKAFSEGRAASLGFLNQGADLIANAGIRSARSSVAEAGNNPWQMNLMPFFVIDGSSNRYKTGSHADVDGFNMAVGLATGFELADKHPVTLGAFFEYGRGTYDTYNSFANYASVHGDGDTHYTGGGVLGRIDFAGTGLGWVNKLEAGQADGLYAEASFRAGHIDTDFDTDDLLGEFGQGSDYDSGADYYGLHGGVGYVMNFDERNSVDVYGRYFWTRIDSETVDVGRDRLHFDEADSSRLRIGTRYTMIYNQQLKPYVGIAYDHEFDGEVAARAYGLKLDKPSLEGDTGIVEAGISMKPVSTIDALSVDVTGQGFIGRREGGGGGIKIKYQF